The sequence TCGGGGATCAAAGAAAAGATGGGTTCTTGGATCGAGctaacgatcgatcgatcagaaatCGCGGTTTGGGTGGCGTGGTGGCTTGGTAGGGAGAAAAGGCGAGGCGAGGCTTTCGCGGGAGCAGGAGTGCAATAAAGGAAGCCTCCCCTACGAAGGATTTGACCGGGAGCTATCGGTATCGCTATTGCTAATTTGCTAGGATTGCTAAAGCTAGCGGAGTGAGATGAGATCCGGAGACAGAGATGTcctctctctccgtttcaaaatatcacgccattgactttttaaaaaatatttaactgttagtcttatttaaaaaaattaaataattattaattctatTCCAATCagtattgttaaatatacttttatgtatatatatagttttatatattttaaaaaaaatttaaataagatgaatgatcaaatttgtttaaaaaagttaacggcatcaaacatttagggaaggagggagtatgtacgtGGCGAGTGCTCGTGGGCATTGGGGTTGGAAGTTGGAACGCTTCCAATGCAGATGTGTCACTGTACATGTTCTATTCTCTTCTTGCTCGTCTCGTCTTTTCTTTGCTTTTGCGTCTCGTGTTCGTGAACGTGAGTATCGATATCGTGAGGGCTCGGCGACCGGGCGCCTTTATGCTAGAAAATTGACGCGCCTTATGGCGCGATAAGTATCTAACCCGTATACatttatacaaataaaaaaataaaaaatatatttttataacatatatatttgtattgcTAAGATGGCTCGAAAAAAGTTATCATTTTCGCTCTAGATggtagaaattcccacattagtcactaagaaataaaaaaagatttggACCATTAGATTCAAAACGGTGTACATACAAAATACAATTGTAGCTATAGAAACAAAAAACTAGCAGTTGTATATGAGATccaatcatattttaaaaatcttttgattagaaaatacaattttattttaaaaatagaatttatattgaaTATAGTTCTACTTTTAAAATTTAGCATCATGCAATTTACAGAACAATCCGctagtttttaataaaacatgaaGTAAATCATATTATTATGGAATCCTTCAAATTCCACTATTTTTCATCCAAACTGTTTAAGGCTCCTTTGTTtgtgtaaaattataattgAATTGTCTACTGAACTAAATTATATAATACATGATTTTTTGAacacttggaaaaaaaatatatctcaaATGTGATACAAATCACGAATCTATCGTTAGCGCCCATATTTCTAACcacattatttatattttagaccGGGCCATATATTTTGTTGCCTTTTCCTTTTTATGGCCATACCGGTGAACTCTGTCAACCAAATCTGCATCCAACCAGCCTGCAAGTAGTAATACACTCACTTATGTTTCTTCTAGAAATCACCAGGGTcctctcaaaaataaaaatgaattgatCCACTGGActtttctggattttttttctcaccaaaTAGATACGTGTCAAATAATTAGAGGGGAACTAATCAGCTGACAATAAAGATTATATAGAGAGGGATGGGAAGGATCACCTCTCTATGTTTCTCAAAGAGAGgtaaatttctagaaattatactAGATTGACACGTGGCAATTTTTGGAGATGGTTAGCTAATTTTTTCAggctgccacgtggcccaataaTATGCCACGATCAGCACCCTGCAATCGATATGTAAGATATCATGAATCTGAAAAAGCTGTCTGTCCAAATTCatactttattttaatttttatgtaGGATTGTGGATTTATGTGCAACGCTTACGTccatttaattaaaaaaattattaatatttttatacagTTATTagatgaataatattttatatatagtttatttttctaatttttttatgattttaataaataagacggataaTCAAACTTTAGAAATAAAATCTACCGCTGCACTTCAAATGAGACTGGATAGTTACGGAATTATAGATTCGGGGATAGCCTAGATGAGTCAATGGCTCGCCGTGTAGTACGAGGATAAACCTTTTTAGATGGTCAACGGCAGGTGACAGCGACAGCACGATCGCCATCCGACGGTAAGTGTCAGGCAATCCAGGTGCCCAATTCTCAGCCTTGTAGGAGTACAAATCAAATCCAAGGTGCCAATTTTTTCAGCCTCTTTTCAACCACTAACCGGAGACTAATTTGCGTCAATAAATGAAGACAGTAACAGATAAAACGACGCCAAGACGATAAAACAGTAAATGGTTCGATACTCAGGAGCTAGATATGATATATATCCATCGATGGATCAATTCATATGAAGGCAGTCAGCACGCATACGGCAGTCTGAAAGCATGCATCTACGACAAACAATCATCAGGACCACGAATTTATATAACACTGCTAAACCAAGAAAAAGGTTTCGCTGAGATGagaaaaaaccaagaaaaaggtTTCGCTGAGATGAGAAATAATTCAATATAATCATCATTCCCCTCCTGGGGTTTACATGCAAGAGAAACCTACATTAAAATCAAACAAGGGAACATGACTGTCTTTTATATTATTTGCAGGGTCATCCAAGTTCTCTTCACTCAGAAATCATCCCGGAATCGTAAATGTATCAAAAGTTGCAGCCTTCCATATGCCTGGCAGACTTATGCCTCTGGTTCGGGTTTCTCAAAGAAAGTTTTCTTAATCCAGTCAAATGGCTGCACAAGAAATCAAAAGAATATTCAGAACCGGAAAGATCATCACATTTAAGAATTTAATTGTTCACAACAAAAAGGTAGAAGACAACACATTAACTGCAAAACTATAACTTCAACACAGATCAAAGTTAAGAGCGGAAATCCCAGATTATGTATCTTGTAACCAGTTGTGTAACTCAAGTTACATGTTAACAGGTAGAGTAAACCCATACATAACAGATCACATAGGTATAAACGAATATTCTATTCGCATGTTTCAACAATGCAGCAAAGGCCTCCCAGATTCTAATCACAAGAGGCTAAAGGAAAGTAAGGAACAAAGTTTTATTCGCTACAAGGAGCAAAGTGCAGGTTTCAGCCCAACGGAATTCCACGTCTTAGGCTTAAAAAACTAGGAACATATTCCATGAACCATAATGAACAAGTTATATCATGTGCTGAAGCTCTCTCAGATAAAGAAATAAAGCACCCAGACAGAAAACTGTGTTGGAACCCAAGACAGTGCTAACAGGCCATGTAGGGTACATTTAGCTACACAAGTTAGTCACACAGCAAGGAATCAAATCTCAGTAAAAGTAATCAGGAATAGTGTAGTACATAAGTCGGTCAATTAAAATTCAATAACCGGTTTGCACAGAGGTCTTGAAAGAGCAATTGCTGGGGAAAGCTCATCCAAAAACATAGACTCTTGCCTTGCCCAAGGGCCATATCACAAAGTACAGGTAAAAATAAATTGACTGATCCAAAATGGCGAATTTGTTTGGCTGTATCTAGGGGCTCCTATGGTGAGTTTATGGGCATATATTGGTTATGTTGAACTGTCAAAGATTTTATCAGATATTCCTCCTAGGAGAGAACAGGAAATTATACATCTTCACTACAAAAAAGCCCATCAGGGTAAAGCAAATCAAGGTAGTGAGCAGAAAACTAGCAGGATCTTGTGAAAGCAAAATTATATTACACAACTACGATAACTAAAAGTTTATTATGTTATCCATCAAATGTTGCAAAATTCAAATAATGGGATGTATACTTGCATTAGTTACCGAATTGTACAATGTACCGAGTCTAACTGTCAATCAAAGTTTGTGTTTTTGCTAaactttcttctaatatatGCCTATTAATCATCAGGCAAAATATTTAATGGTATGAATATCATCACAAAGTTATATAAGGCATGGTAGACACAGCCAAACAGCAATTCCTGTAGATAAAGTTGTGGCCTTAGTCTCCACAGAATCATTTCTTCTTCCCCCATCAATTTCTCTATCAGATCAAGCGGCAAATTTGACTGCAACCTACAAACCATATACGTAATCCGTGTAACGCGCAGAAATCATAAGGTAGCAAATCGAACAGAGGAGCCCTACGACCGATCCAACACGCCACGCAGATCTAGGGACCGACAACATGCCAAACAAACATGACAGATCCTACCTACAAAAACCAAACCCTAACGTCGATGGGGCAAAACATATCTACGGATCAAGACATCCCTACAAGCTGGGAGGGGTATAAAAAGGCGTCGTGGATCGAACCCCCTGACCTGGACGAGGTAGatggcggcggtgccggcgaAGACGCcccaggtggcggcggcggcgatgtcggtggaCTGGGGGCGGCGCCGTGGAGAGATGAAGCGGAAGAGGCCGGAGCTCGACGCCGGGagagccatcgccgccgcaaaTCTCGTCGCGTCGACTCGAGCTAGGGCAAGGTAAGGAGGAGGAATgcgagaggaaggagacgacAAGGGTTGCGGAATTTTGTTGCTTGTTCTCATCCTTCTTCCGCGTGCATATGGGCCTAAGTGGGCCGACGGGCTGAAGAGCTCGTGGTAGATGGGCCGGATACACTATGGGCCTGAAACAGTACGGGCCTAAAGGCCTTAGGTGGTGGGTTCATCTGGCCTTATTGAGGGACAGAATAACTCTTGTCATTTATTCAGGCAAATTTTGTTCAGTTTTTCTCTGAAAAAGTAACTGTaggtaaattattttttttttgagaattacacggtacaacgcagacactcacaacgcacgcacactcacccctataaacgcaTGCACTCAaatcctacccctatgagcatcttcgaagactaggCCGGCAAATCCATCTtggagattgatgaagtcactaCAGGCGcttcgctgtcgacgggtacatcgcctaccactgaaagcacaaattAAAGCTGTTAAATCCTGGAAAGACCTAAGGTTCTACTGAGGCTCTTATAACCACTAGACTACAGGCTCTTTCGCAACTGTAGGTAAATTATTGTGTCCAATTGGATTATAAAAAGTAGGAAAAGTTGCTGCACTCTCAGATAAACATAATCAAATTAATACAGGTTCTAATTGAGCACCAACTTGCTATATGAAAACTGAACTTCTTCGCTCGCCGTCTTAAAATGTGTTGCCTTTTGGAATTGAGTATATATATCACGACAATACAGTATGAATTAGCTTTACAACAATTCTCCTTACAAGTTGTAGTGAGTCTTGACGATGAAGCTGAATCGAGACAAAAACACCCAATAGTGAAAGGAGTTGAATGAAACGTACATGCACGCATGCATTCAGATTCAGTTGGCGACCAAAGACAAATTCAGTAGTAAACTCTCGTAGTGTCGATACCTATCAAGCCCAGAATTATTGAGCCATACTTTGAGCTCGTGCCACAGAAATGTTTAATCTGATCGAGCTGATCTTAACTTTTTTGCATTGTTTTTGTGGACGGATCAGAGTTGGTGAAGtgaaaaaagggaagaaaattCAGCAGCACACAGTCACTAGCTGAGTGTACTTGCGTGGCAGGTGGTTTTTATCGGCAAGTAAAATCCCTCGACCTAAAAAGCATGCTCTTAGTTGAGAATAAACAAGTAGACAGCACATCGTTCTAACTCGCATATCCATAGTTCCAAACCGGCAGATTCACTGAAAGGAACCTAAGATATACAACTAACTAACGATTCCATTATATGTGTTGCTTAATTTAATTGTAAAGGTCATGGGAGTGATCATTAGAACAGGCTTTCGACGTAAGAAATACACTTGAATcgtattatttatatttacgAGGAAAAGCAGAAGGATCCAAAGTTCAGAACAGTAATGCACTATCTAGGGAATGTTCGGAATGCTTTCAGAATCTGTGTTAGCCAAAGCTTTATGATCTTTAGATCGACTTTCATTAGCCTTGAGTGTGTTGATAACCATGCATGTCCTTTTACtgatcactagctagctagcacatgCCAAGGAAAAAAAGCACCAAGGCTTTAATTTTACACATGTAAAGTCATGGATAGAAAACTGGAAATGGATACAAAAAATATTCTAAACTATTTGTGaaagagatcgagatcgatcgatcgatcgatcgacttcAGACCACGACTTGGTCACGAAGTTTTCACTGCTTTCGCTCGCTAGCTACATTAATGGTTATCGATAACTTGGAGAGAATTATTGGATTTGTTGACTTAATTGAGACAAAAACATGGACGAGTTTTGTATATGATCTATCTAACCGAAAGAATAGTTCGTCGTTGGGGTCCATACAAGCACGTGCTACCTTGCTTCCGCTGTTGAAATGATCAAAGTGTGTGTATTATATGTGTAGCTAGAGCCATGCGACCTAATGATCGACAATGTCAACTTCAACCTATTAATGTAGGCACTATACAACAAACAAGAGACTCAACTTGACTCTCTAGATATATTTATATGAGGGTCGACTTATGTTCTTACGCGCTGCAAGTTGAGAATTAAATTTCCTCTATGTTTTCCAATTAATCGTTCGTGCAAATAATCCATATATATGCACGGTCTAGAACTGTAGATCAAGTCATCGCAAGTGAAAAACAAAAGACCAATCAatatctattccattatctaaatatCAACTGCTTCCTGAGTTCCAATAACTAGTTACTGAGCTAATATATACCTTCGTATCAGAATATCTCCCTCCGTCCGTAACAGAATCTAAAAATCACACTAGATGTGTCCCATCTAACcaaaacttattatattttgagatggaggagtAATTTTTAGCTATTTATCTGaattattttaggatgaatGGAGTAATTAACTTGATCTAATACTTTTATTAAAATTAACTTATGTTGATAATTCTAAAACTACAATTACACGTACGTACAGGAGACCATACACTGTATGCATCTTGACCATACATTGGATGCAGGTAGACACATGTAACAAGAGGCTGAATGAATGCCACGTACGTGATGGATATAtgcagtaattaattaatgcagTCTTCCGCAGGATCTTAATTTGTTTCCGATGTGAAGTGTTTTGTCTCCTTGCATGTGTCGATTGATTGAGCCATTTTTCAAGTACATGACAGTACCTATAAACGCAtgcactagctagctactccctccgtttgtatttcataagtcattttgattttttatagttaattttatttaaatttaattaagtttataaaaaaatatagtagcattttcaactcaaaacaaacatgctatcaaaatatgttaaatgttagatttaatgaaactaatttagctTTTTAGATGCTACTAagtttttataaacttaatcaaactaaATAAAGTTTGACTGAAAAATAAgttaaaacgatttataatataaaacgaaaaCAAACTGAAGGAGTAATTTTAAGTAGGATGTAAGTCAATAGTCTAAGTCTTCGGGGTGAAAGACTTTGATAGGTGGAAATGGACTTGGATGGATCGGAGGGAGTAGTGGGCCGCTAATACGAAAGTTTGTTGTGACAGCaacttctgaattctgaaaaaactaaaaagctTTTCCAAACTTTTGTTGTCACGGGGGGGCAACGTGGATATCCATGGGTCCAGGCAAGCATCTATTCAGAGAAAGGCCTTTTAGAGCTTGCAAGAGGTTAGTGGCATGAGTGCACAATCTAAACAAAGccacatataaaaaatattatgtgtagttcaagaaaattataaattatgtGCAGTAGCTTAAAGGGCATAAATTAAAGGCTAACCACGAACTGGATTGATACCAGCCGGCAAAACCATGTACAATAAATAACTACTTCATCAAATAGTTGTTAACTAAACTATGCTTTAAATTAAACTATGCTTTCAAATTAATCTTATCAAAATCTTGCCATTTCCTCTAAGATATAGAAAGGCGTTGTCATTGGCATGATACTAAATCTGTTAAGATTCGATTCACACATGTGCAATAATGCTAATCTAATTCTGCAAATTCAGCAGCAAGCTATACTATGCATACATGATCGTAACTAATTGACAGAGCAGCAACATTCTTGTTCCATATGCCATGCATATGGTAGATTTTTCCCTCGAATCCAAGGAGGAATGACACATATAGAGTTAATTACACTGTGGTCCACCTTTTGTTACTAAAGTTTTATTTTGGGCTATCCTCTAACtcatattttcactttggaccttTGGTGCACTTTTAACCACCCCAAGTCATTTTATGTAGCTGCATCTACTCTATAATGTTGTAAAGAATTGCCCGTGTAAGTTGGAAAAGATTACTGGTTTACAGGTTGCTGATGTGTTTAAAGTTGGAAAAGTCATTTATGTATTCCTAAAAAGTTTatggggtggtccaaagtgaaagaAAGGTAAAGTAACCTAGCCCAAAGTGAAAAAATGTGttaaagggtggtccaaagtgaaactttggtaataaaaggtggcccTAAACGTAATTTactcacacatatatataccatgAAACTTTTCACCATACATCTATGGTGTCACATATGCACATTAATTTATCACTAAGAAAATTCAAACCcacgaaataaaaaaaagataaatttagctGTAAATTCTTTTCCACAACTTTTAAAATCTGTTTGAATAACATTATATTTTGGGGGGTGAGGAACATATGCATGCAAGGGACATCTGGCTCCCTATAAAATGACCActctgaacaaaaaaaaaaagtaacagcATGAGTTTATTGGAGTTTTTATCTAGACATAAATTTGTTGTCAAGTAATCCCTCCATACttgtaaagaaagtcgttttgaACAGCGATACGGTCTctaaaacataactttgacttcttgtttctataaaagtATTTATTGAAAAGGTGATATacgtatatttttatgaaagtatttttcaagacaaatctattcatataatttttacattttcaaactcaacaacttgagagttattcatgatttatattcccaaagtttgactttaaacattgttctaaacgacttcttttataAGTACAGACGGAGTGTACGTTGAGCACACACACTTCAATTTAAAGTTGGTTTATGCGTAAAATTTCcccgctagctagctagattctTTCTTGCATTTTATATATTGATTGTTATGTTCCAAATCCAATTGGACAAACTAAATTAAATTAGATTAGATCTTTCATCTAGTTATTTTTGGAGCATACCTATATATAGGTAGCGCAAAAGGTAACACGGAGTATATATTACTTTCACTACTatatattaatttcatattatGTTTCAATACTTACAAAATCACATACACACAACTCACTAGTACAGCGATCAACTAATACACATATTTACTACGTACCGTATATATATTGGATTTCCTCCAATAGCAGTACACACATGTACTACAAGTATTGCTAATTTGCTATAGCCTCACAGCAATAgtattatgcatgcatgcatacagtTCTGCATGCAAATAGCGGACTTGTTTTTCTTGAATATTAGTAGTAGCAATAATTAGCATGGCAAGAATGTATGCATGCACAGCCCTTGTTAAGGATCGAAGCCAAACATGTCGTCGTCATCCCCAGGAAGATTCCCAAAGGAGCCAGTCATGAACCCGAGGCTGCTGGGAGAGGACGGGAAGCTGCCGGCCATGTCACCTCCGGCGAGCCCTGACGGCCAGTCGTAATCCGCAGGCGCTGAACCCACGATCGACGTCGACGGCGTTGTCACCGCCGATCCCACCACGGCGGAGAGCGGCAGGCTGCTgctgagcgccgccgcctcgctggcGCACTCCGGGGACAGTACCGGAGAGTGGCAGTTGGCGAAGCTGCAGGACGGCGTCGGATCAACGGCTTCTGCCATCAAACGATGGCGGCTCTGACGAAGAGGGTCGACTCTGCTtgtgctcgcgccgccgctggatccgAAGCTGATGAGGTTCGCGTAGTCTGCAGCGGGAGCTTCGGCCTCGACGACGAACGGGATGGTGGAAGGGTCCCTGCAGGTGTGCTCACCGTAGTAGCTGATGACGAACTCCGACGAGTTAGACTCGGAGGTCTGTACTTGCTTTGTGGCCATACAACCTTGGTCTGGCCTATGCGTGCACCTGTAGTAGCTCCTGCAGAGAGATCAACAACTAGATCTTTAATTAAGGAATGTAAGCTGCAAAATTGCATCGTATGATGCTCCTGAATAGATAACATGTTACAGCAACGATTTGGTGCTAACTATGCTATGTTGCTATCTAATAATAAATACACAGTTCAAGTTGAGCAGTATTTTCCTACTCTTTTTAGTAATTGCAACAACTAACTAATACAGTTCAATTGAATTAAGCACATGTGTATTGGAGTAGTATATATCTAACTATGTGAAGCTAACCATGATCCGGCCGGAACCGGAAGATCGGAACACTATTCTCCAATTAACTGGAGTAGCTAAGCGAGTTGTCCAGTTGCATTGGCAAGTGTTCGATCGGCCGGTACAAGGGCCTTTAATTTCTTGCTGGGTTAATCATCATTAGGTACTAGCTAACTACCATGCACAAGGGCGAAGAATCTGGTCATGTTACTGCAGAATTAGTTGAATAATCTATACGTACATACCTTGGATTATTTGGGGAGTCCTGTATATGTTTCTGCCCGTACTTTCGCCATTGCCTGCCGTCCTCCAGCTCCTTGGTCGTGACCATCCTGACAAAAGGACTTTTCGATCTGCCACATGTTACAGCAGATAGGAGCAACTATCATATCCAGAGACACACACCCAAATCTCCACTAGCATGCTCGGCAGACCACGGTATGTACGTATACAagagtgtcatatatatatatagctagttgcTCATAGCTTTTGGTCTTTTCAATATAAGAAACAGGAAATGATCTTTTGTGAGAGAAGAAAGCTACTGGTAGTAAAAATTCCCCCCTGATCATTGGCACGTAAAGTTAAGATTAAACCCCACTGCTAGACAAGGCAATATACTCCCAACGTACTCTCCAAGTTGCATAAAGGAGGTAGCTAGCATGATGTGTGAATCGCTATCATATATATGGGTAATAGTATTACTACCGCATGTGGTAAGCATAGCTAGCTAGTTGCGCATCCAGTTGCAGATGATTATTGAGAAAAAAGGGTTTTAACTTTCTTCACCTTCTTCTACCGGAGCTGCTCCGCCTGTGCGGCCCGGCCACGGCCTTGGcgcctttcttcttcctcccgcccgatcctcttcttcctcctcctcctcctccaggcgACATCACCGACAGCGAGCTGGACTGCAGCCTGCTCATCACCCCGTCTATCAGCTGATTCAGCTGCctggtgctcgccgccg is a genomic window of Oryza glaberrima chromosome 7, OglaRS2, whole genome shotgun sequence containing:
- the LOC127778724 gene encoding transcription factor WRKY45-2-like, yielding MASPDGGVGDGGAEPHEVMDDLLEMRVQAAMLHSMLHGTSPSSCAAAASTRQLNQLIDGVMSRLQSSSLSVMSPGGGGGGRRGSGGRKKKGAKAVAGPHRRSSSGRRRSKSPFVRMVTTKELEDGRQWRKYGQKHIQDSPNNPRSYYRCTHRPDQGCMATKQVQTSESNSSEFVISYYGEHTCRDPSTIPFVVEAEAPAADYANLISFGSSGGASTSRVDPLRQSRHRLMAEAVDPTPSCSFANCHSPVLSPECASEAAALSSSLPLSAVVGSAVTTPSTSIVGSAPADYDWPSGLAGGDMAGSFPSSPSSLGFMTGSFGNLPGDDDDMFGFDP